A portion of the Bdellovibrionales bacterium genome contains these proteins:
- a CDS encoding HAD hydrolase-like protein, translating to MTRLLMFDFDGTLVDTGSDIAAAVNELLELHNKPQLPYEVIITYIGGGLGKLIEKVAPEATGNLDQIKKIEFEFLEIYDRHILNSPRPLKDAEKFLDTCPHQIAIVSNKREHHIRKLLNHLGWDHFPWVSVFGGDSFDKKKPHPFPLLQTMHRANAAPESSVLVGDGIPDVEAALSCGVTSIAVTFGYAPVAELLKRGAHEQINSFSELNLLFP from the coding sequence ATGACCCGACTCTTGATGTTTGATTTTGATGGGACTCTTGTAGATACCGGTTCCGACATTGCCGCTGCTGTAAATGAGCTTCTCGAACTTCACAATAAACCACAGCTCCCCTACGAGGTTATCATCACCTATATTGGAGGAGGGCTTGGCAAGCTTATAGAGAAAGTTGCTCCTGAGGCCACAGGAAATCTGGATCAAATAAAAAAAATAGAGTTCGAATTTCTCGAAATCTATGACCGACACATTCTCAATAGCCCTCGGCCTCTAAAAGATGCTGAAAAATTCTTGGATACCTGCCCACATCAAATCGCTATTGTCTCCAATAAAAGGGAGCATCACATAAGAAAACTTCTGAACCATCTCGGATGGGACCACTTTCCTTGGGTTTCTGTTTTTGGCGGAGATTCCTTTGACAAAAAAAAGCCCCATCCTTTTCCTCTTCTGCAGACAATGCACCGCGCTAATGCTGCCCCTGAAAGTTCTGTCCTTGTTGGAGATGGAATTCCAGATGTGGAGGCAGCTCTTAGCTGTGGTGTCACCTCAATTGCTGTCACTTTTGGCTATGCCCCAGTTGCAGAACTTTTAAAAAGAGGCGCCCACGAGCAAATCAATTCCTTCTCTGAGCTCAACTTATTGTTTCCCTAG
- a CDS encoding ABC transporter substrate-binding protein: protein MFNHKTLRTFSGGIIASFFVTLIMTQAACTKKTTEGENTLNTVVRANVKGLDPIYASDVYSNTVVSQIYETLLQYHYLKRPLELQPLLADSLPTVSNDGLVHTFKIRKGVRFHDSEAFPDGKGREITAQDFVYSWKRLMDPSNSSDGAWIFEGRIAGLDAWRNGISKKEATFDSPVEGLQTPDNHTLVIKLTKPFYQLHYVLALGYASVVPKEAVDKYGKEFLNHPVGTGPFKFESWVRNSQIVLLKNPNWLGHTYPTEGEPTDEANGFLKDAGKKIPFIDKVVIHEIIEDQPAWLKFQKGELDTLNIPKDNFDSAVVNNQLSPEMKKKGIRLEVTVEPDVTYTSFNMLDPLVGKNENLRKAISYGEDTATAIQKFYNGRAVSAQSPIPPGVDAYDPEFKNPYKEFNVSKAKEFLAKAGFPEGKGLPELVYSTTNTSTAAQMAELFKINMEKIGVKIKIEATSWPQFTEKVRDKKAQIWGIAWLADYPDAENFLQLLYGKNVSPGPNGSNFVDPSFDQLYEKAALLPPGPERTQVYRKMRDIAVEKSPWVPGVHRLGYQMYQGWVDNFKTHSIINGSFKYYKVNLQTQKDLKAKF, encoded by the coding sequence ATGTTCAATCACAAGACTTTGCGAACATTCTCTGGGGGAATCATCGCCTCCTTTTTTGTGACTCTGATTATGACTCAGGCGGCATGCACAAAAAAGACGACGGAAGGTGAAAATACATTAAATACGGTTGTTCGAGCGAACGTGAAGGGACTTGATCCTATTTATGCTTCCGATGTCTACTCGAACACCGTCGTGTCACAGATCTATGAGACACTTCTCCAGTACCACTACCTAAAACGTCCTCTGGAGCTTCAGCCACTCCTCGCTGATTCTCTGCCCACCGTTTCAAATGATGGTTTGGTGCATACTTTTAAGATTCGCAAGGGCGTTAGGTTTCATGACAGTGAGGCCTTCCCTGATGGCAAGGGGCGAGAAATAACCGCTCAAGATTTTGTCTATTCTTGGAAGAGACTAATGGATCCTTCTAATTCTTCAGATGGAGCTTGGATTTTTGAAGGGCGAATTGCAGGTCTTGACGCCTGGAGAAATGGAATTTCAAAAAAGGAAGCGACCTTTGACTCGCCGGTCGAGGGACTACAGACCCCAGACAACCACACCCTTGTTATCAAACTCACTAAGCCGTTTTACCAACTTCACTACGTCTTGGCCTTAGGCTACGCCTCCGTCGTTCCTAAGGAAGCCGTCGATAAATACGGCAAAGAATTTCTCAATCACCCCGTAGGGACTGGGCCTTTCAAATTCGAAAGTTGGGTTCGAAATAGCCAAATTGTTCTTCTTAAAAATCCGAATTGGTTGGGCCACACTTACCCCACCGAAGGCGAACCTACGGATGAGGCCAATGGTTTTCTTAAAGACGCAGGTAAAAAAATCCCTTTTATCGATAAAGTTGTCATACACGAAATCATCGAAGATCAACCGGCCTGGCTGAAATTTCAAAAGGGAGAGCTTGATACATTAAATATCCCCAAAGATAACTTTGACAGTGCTGTTGTTAACAACCAGCTCTCGCCCGAGATGAAAAAAAAGGGAATCAGGCTTGAAGTCACCGTCGAACCTGATGTGACTTACACTTCCTTCAATATGCTGGACCCTCTGGTCGGAAAGAATGAAAACCTTCGCAAGGCCATATCTTATGGGGAAGACACTGCAACTGCGATTCAAAAATTTTACAATGGTCGCGCGGTGAGTGCACAAAGTCCCATTCCTCCCGGGGTTGATGCTTACGATCCTGAATTTAAAAACCCATACAAAGAATTTAATGTCTCCAAGGCGAAGGAGTTTTTGGCTAAGGCGGGCTTTCCAGAAGGAAAGGGGCTTCCCGAACTTGTCTACTCAACAACAAATACTTCGACGGCCGCTCAAATGGCTGAACTTTTTAAAATCAATATGGAAAAAATTGGAGTAAAAATCAAAATCGAGGCAACTTCGTGGCCCCAGTTCACTGAAAAAGTCAGAGATAAAAAGGCCCAGATTTGGGGAATTGCTTGGCTGGCAGATTACCCAGACGCAGAAAACTTTCTGCAGCTGCTTTACGGTAAGAACGTATCACCAGGCCCAAATGGTTCTAATTTTGTAGATCCCTCATTCGACCAGCTCTATGAAAAGGCAGCCTTGCTTCCCCCCGGACCTGAACGGACCCAGGTCTATCGCAAAATGAGAGATATCGCTGTTGAAAAGTCACCTTGGGTTCCTGGAGTTCACCGCTTGGGATACCAAATGTACCAAGGTTGGGTAGATAACTTCAAAACCCATTCCATCATCAATGGCTCCTTTAAGTATTACAAAGTTAATCTTCAGACCCAAAAGGACCTTAAGGCGAAATTTTAA
- a CDS encoding ABC transporter permease — protein MIKYVIRRVFYMIPIILGITLVTFFLFNVAGGDPAAQAAGKHATAEHIQQFRAELGLDRSLPQQYLFFLGQIATFDFGRSWATKQKVASMIVDGIGVSLSLTLPAFALTLILTVSLALITAHLRGTLFDRCVMVLCLGLMSLSSLVYILYGQYYFAYQLGIFPISGWDPSWIGRWQYLTLPIIIFVSFSLGGDILFYRTAFLDEIYQDYVRTARSKGLSTSVILFKHVLKNAMVTIITLVVLQMPFLITGSLLLESFFGIPGLGGLVFQGIQNSDFPVIKAMTVMGAVLYMIFQLLSDVLYAVVDPKIQLR, from the coding sequence ATGATCAAATATGTCATTCGACGTGTCTTTTATATGATCCCCATTATTTTGGGGATCACGTTGGTCACCTTCTTTCTATTTAATGTTGCCGGAGGAGATCCCGCGGCTCAAGCTGCTGGGAAACACGCAACAGCCGAACATATCCAGCAGTTTAGGGCTGAATTGGGTCTCGATCGATCACTTCCCCAACAATACCTTTTCTTCTTGGGTCAAATAGCGACTTTCGATTTTGGTAGAAGCTGGGCGACGAAACAAAAGGTCGCGAGCATGATTGTTGATGGCATAGGAGTGAGCCTCAGCCTCACTCTTCCAGCCTTTGCTCTCACGCTTATTTTGACAGTGTCCCTTGCCCTCATAACGGCCCATCTCCGAGGAACTCTCTTTGATCGATGCGTCATGGTTCTTTGCCTTGGACTGATGAGCCTGAGTTCTCTGGTCTATATTCTTTATGGGCAGTACTACTTTGCCTATCAGCTTGGCATTTTTCCTATTTCAGGATGGGACCCTAGCTGGATAGGTCGCTGGCAATATTTGACCCTCCCAATTATCATTTTTGTATCGTTCTCCTTGGGTGGAGACATCCTTTTCTATCGCACGGCCTTTCTTGACGAGATCTACCAAGACTATGTACGAACTGCCCGCTCCAAAGGATTAAGCACCTCGGTAATCTTGTTTAAGCATGTTTTAAAAAATGCCATGGTCACAATTATCACCTTGGTCGTACTTCAAATGCCATTTCTTATTACTGGATCACTGCTGCTCGAATCCTTCTTTGGAATTCCAGGGCTCGGGGGCCTGGTTTTTCAGGGCATCCAAAATTCCGATTTTCCAGTGATCAAAGCAATGACTGTTATGGGGGCAGTGCTTTACATGATTTTTCAACTTCTGTCAGACGTACTTTATGCTGTGGTCGACCCAAAAATTCAATTACGTTAG
- a CDS encoding ABC transporter permease, whose product MSLIRPVTASLLQKSALSTRGLRNSLWWDAYRRLKRDKIAIISAWLLFGYLLMVLLCSLGFIFTDYGVTNNEIAYQAPSWNHWLGTDIFGRDVLARASHGAVTSLIVGFFGAGISVFIGTLLGSVAGYFGGKIDDLIVWFYTTIDTIPYILLVVAFSLVMGPSLRTLCIAIGLTSWVGLCRVVRAEFMKHRDREYVQGAFALGASHLRRIFLHILPNVTHLVLINFSLGFVGAVKGEVILSYLGLGVEPGTPSWGTMINYAKQELARGVWWGLLAATLFMFFLVLAFNLFNDALRDALDPKLKNK is encoded by the coding sequence ATGAGTTTAATACGCCCAGTCACTGCGAGTCTCCTCCAAAAGTCCGCTCTTAGCACGAGGGGTCTGCGAAATTCTTTGTGGTGGGATGCCTATCGCCGCTTAAAAAGAGACAAAATAGCTATCATCAGCGCCTGGCTTCTCTTTGGATATCTCCTCATGGTACTTCTCTGCTCTTTGGGGTTCATTTTTACTGATTACGGAGTTACCAACAATGAAATTGCCTATCAAGCACCGAGCTGGAACCATTGGCTGGGAACAGATATCTTTGGCCGCGATGTCCTCGCCAGGGCCTCACATGGAGCTGTCACCTCCTTGATTGTGGGCTTTTTTGGAGCCGGCATATCTGTTTTTATTGGCACTCTTTTGGGATCTGTTGCTGGGTATTTTGGTGGCAAGATTGATGATCTCATTGTTTGGTTTTACACGACAATCGATACAATACCTTACATTCTGTTGGTCGTGGCCTTTTCTCTCGTAATGGGACCTAGCCTAAGAACTCTTTGCATTGCTATTGGGCTGACCAGCTGGGTAGGTCTTTGCCGAGTTGTCAGAGCTGAATTCATGAAACATCGTGATCGAGAATACGTCCAGGGCGCTTTTGCCCTGGGAGCCAGCCATTTGCGTCGAATTTTTCTCCACATCTTGCCCAACGTCACTCACCTCGTTTTGATTAATTTCAGTTTGGGGTTCGTCGGAGCCGTAAAAGGTGAAGTGATCCTCAGCTACCTTGGTTTGGGAGTTGAGCCTGGAACTCCCTCTTGGGGAACCATGATTAACTACGCCAAGCAGGAACTGGCCCGCGGTGTATGGTGGGGGCTTCTCGCTGCAACCCTATTTATGTTCTTCTTAGTGTTGGCTTTTAACTTGTTTAATGATGCGTTAAGAGATGCACTAGATCCTAAACTGAAAAATAAGTAG
- a CDS encoding ABC transporter ATP-binding protein: MSSSQNILLRIENLSVDFKTDDGTVNAVKNISFHIPKGKTVGLVGESGSGKSVTSLAIMRLIPNPPGKITNGSCFFEGKDLLKLSESEMRQVRGNKISMIFQEPMTSLNPVFTVGDQIAETLILHQRLDKKQALAKSLSLLDQVGIPHPEERINSYPHELSGGQRQRVMIAMAIACEPDLLIADEPTTALDVTIQKQILDLLADLQKKYKMSILFITHDLGVIADIADEVVVMYRGDIVENESSHELFTKPKHPYTKGLLACRPSLDRNPLRLPTVSDFMSEDGKEKYFDVATLNHIKEVRPLTKDNPVLLEIKNLKKYFPLKKGIFGSILSSIHAVDDVSLTVRKGRTLGLVGESGCGKTTLGRALLRLVEPTSGEIIYNGVDITKLGRNEMRAMRRKMQIIFQDPYASLNPRMTIGAAIMEPMVIHNLGNSKNDRIEMAGKLMERVGLSRAMLNRYPHEFSGGQRQRICIARALAVEPEFIVCDESVSALDVSIQAQILNLLLDLQDEFNLTYIFISHDLAVVKFISDEIAVMNKGVIVEMADAVQIYRQPQHAYTKKLLSAIPKGTPKDISL, from the coding sequence ATGAGTTCTTCTCAAAATATCTTGCTAAGAATCGAAAATTTATCGGTTGATTTCAAAACTGACGATGGAACGGTAAATGCCGTCAAAAATATTTCGTTTCATATTCCAAAGGGAAAAACCGTGGGCCTGGTCGGAGAGTCCGGTTCCGGCAAGAGCGTAACCTCTTTGGCTATTATGAGATTGATTCCAAATCCCCCAGGAAAAATCACAAACGGATCCTGTTTTTTCGAAGGCAAAGACCTCCTAAAATTGTCCGAATCCGAAATGCGCCAGGTTCGTGGCAACAAAATATCGATGATTTTTCAAGAACCCATGACCAGTTTAAATCCTGTTTTCACGGTTGGAGATCAAATTGCTGAGACGCTCATTCTTCATCAACGTCTTGATAAAAAGCAAGCCCTTGCCAAGTCATTGAGCTTATTGGACCAAGTGGGCATTCCGCACCCAGAAGAGCGAATCAACTCCTACCCCCATGAGTTGAGCGGTGGCCAGAGGCAAAGAGTCATGATTGCAATGGCTATCGCCTGTGAACCCGATTTATTGATCGCTGATGAGCCCACAACAGCACTTGATGTAACGATTCAAAAGCAAATACTCGACTTGTTGGCAGACCTACAAAAGAAATATAAAATGAGCATCCTCTTTATCACGCACGATCTTGGCGTAATTGCGGATATTGCTGATGAAGTTGTGGTCATGTATCGCGGTGACATCGTGGAAAATGAAAGTTCTCACGAACTCTTTACCAAACCAAAACACCCGTACACCAAAGGTCTTCTCGCCTGTCGTCCTTCGCTCGATCGCAATCCCCTTCGTCTTCCGACTGTCTCAGATTTTATGAGCGAAGATGGAAAGGAGAAGTATTTTGATGTTGCGACTCTCAACCACATTAAAGAAGTAAGACCTCTCACCAAAGACAATCCCGTTCTGCTTGAAATCAAAAATCTGAAAAAATACTTTCCTCTCAAAAAGGGAATCTTTGGAAGTATTCTCTCTAGCATTCATGCCGTCGACGATGTGAGTCTCACTGTGAGAAAGGGACGAACTCTTGGCCTTGTCGGTGAATCCGGATGCGGTAAAACAACCTTAGGGCGGGCTTTGCTTCGTCTTGTTGAGCCAACATCTGGAGAGATCATTTACAACGGCGTCGATATCACCAAGCTTGGCCGGAACGAGATGAGAGCCATGCGCCGAAAAATGCAGATTATTTTTCAGGATCCCTATGCCTCTTTAAATCCGAGAATGACGATTGGCGCTGCCATTATGGAACCTATGGTTATCCACAATCTTGGTAACTCTAAAAATGATCGAATTGAAATGGCGGGAAAACTGATGGAGAGAGTGGGGTTGAGTCGAGCCATGCTCAATCGATATCCCCATGAATTCTCTGGCGGACAACGCCAACGAATTTGCATTGCTCGAGCGCTCGCCGTTGAACCTGAATTCATTGTCTGCGACGAATCCGTCAGTGCCTTAGATGTTTCCATCCAGGCACAAATTCTCAATCTCTTGCTTGATCTACAAGACGAATTTAACCTCACTTATATTTTTATCTCCCACGATCTTGCTGTGGTAAAGTTTATTTCAGATGAAATTGCCGTCATGAACAAAGGAGTGATTGTTGAGATGGCTGATGCCGTTCAAATTTATCGCCAACCTCAGCACGCCTACACTAAAAAATTATTAAGTGCGATTCCCAAGGGAACCCCAAAGGATATCTCCCTGTAG
- a CDS encoding response regulator, with protein MGNSRRMDTSEFLKKVKRMAKDRMSEGEVVSLDSFRSLEKGHPRQILIIEDDEAMRKAMKRIFEADGYKVMSVADGTALTQVLDDTPIDLIILDIGLPWINGFEIAQLMKRDLSLKEIPIIFVSGRTGDLDVRRGFELGAVDFIKKPFAVEKIRKTVKTLLCLNRI; from the coding sequence ATGGGCAACTCCAGAAGAATGGATACAAGCGAATTTTTAAAAAAAGTAAAGCGCATGGCCAAAGATCGAATGTCAGAGGGAGAGGTCGTTTCCCTGGATTCATTTCGATCACTGGAAAAGGGACATCCTCGACAAATTCTCATCATAGAAGATGATGAAGCAATGCGGAAGGCCATGAAGAGGATTTTTGAAGCGGATGGATATAAAGTGATGTCGGTGGCCGATGGTACGGCCTTGACTCAGGTGTTAGATGACACTCCGATTGATCTCATTATTTTAGATATTGGTCTGCCTTGGATCAATGGATTTGAAATTGCCCAATTGATGAAACGAGACCTTAGTTTAAAGGAAATTCCTATCATTTTTGTCAGTGGTCGAACCGGAGATCTTGACGTTAGAAGGGGATTTGAATTGGGGGCAGTGGATTTTATCAAGAAGCCGTTTGCTGTCGAGAAGATAAGGAAAACCGTTAAAACTCTTTTATGTCTTAATAGGATCTAG
- the trxB gene encoding thioredoxin-disulfide reductase: MADSELENLLIVGSGPAGLTSAIYAARANLKPLMIEGEEAGGQLMTTNDVENYPGFPDGVTGPELMSLMRKQAERFGTRFITKNVTSVDFSKPPFKVVVGKDVYYSKSIIVSTGASARYLGLPSEMRLRGRGVSACATCDGAFFRNQKVAVVGGGDTAMEEASFLTRFATKVWIIHRRDSFRASKIMVDRVLRNPKIEVIYNSELKEVLGENSVTGIRLFNGLTNETHEMAMDGVFLAIGHRPNTEIFKGQLQMNEMGYLVTKGKSTFTSVDGVFASGDVQDHVYRQAITAAGSGCMAAIDCERWLEQNDH; this comes from the coding sequence ATGGCTGATTCAGAATTAGAAAATTTATTGATTGTTGGTTCGGGACCTGCTGGTTTGACTTCTGCGATATATGCGGCACGTGCAAATCTAAAACCTCTCATGATAGAGGGGGAAGAAGCCGGGGGACAATTAATGACGACCAATGACGTCGAAAATTACCCCGGATTTCCTGACGGAGTGACGGGACCGGAACTGATGAGTCTGATGCGCAAACAGGCAGAGCGATTCGGGACTCGTTTTATCACAAAGAATGTGACTTCCGTGGATTTTTCCAAACCTCCCTTTAAAGTGGTTGTTGGTAAGGATGTTTATTATTCGAAATCAATAATTGTATCGACAGGAGCCAGCGCGAGGTATTTAGGATTGCCGAGCGAAATGAGGCTTCGTGGTCGAGGAGTCTCGGCCTGTGCCACTTGTGATGGTGCATTTTTTCGTAACCAGAAGGTGGCAGTTGTTGGCGGTGGTGACACAGCTATGGAAGAAGCTAGCTTTTTGACCCGATTTGCGACAAAGGTCTGGATTATTCATCGACGGGATTCGTTTCGGGCTTCAAAAATAATGGTCGATCGAGTTCTCCGAAATCCAAAAATTGAGGTAATATATAATTCTGAATTGAAGGAAGTTTTGGGAGAGAATTCAGTGACAGGTATTCGGCTTTTTAATGGTCTCACAAATGAAACTCATGAAATGGCCATGGATGGAGTATTTTTAGCTATCGGTCATCGACCAAATACAGAGATTTTCAAGGGGCAATTGCAGATGAATGAGATGGGATATCTGGTAACCAAAGGAAAATCGACCTTCACATCGGTAGATGGGGTTTTTGCTTCAGGTGATGTTCAAGATCATGTGTATCGGCAGGCCATAACTGCTGCAGGGTCAGGTTGCATGGCTGCGATTGATTGTGAACGTTGGCTTGAGCAAAATGATCATTGA
- a CDS encoding SDR family NAD(P)-dependent oxidoreductase: MGNGNKSLAVLGASRGFGRSFCRRMWEDSEDRRVFLVARKAELLSELKQHLLELKQGTGQKNDLVEFFSCDFSREEGQIQAFHQLEIFRPERVFYFAGGGPYGAFEKKAWKDHWWSFQVTFLFAARVVHWAMEHGVQQVVLIGSAISESAGDPRGASYSAAKHGLLGLYRSIHLENPSFDLRLFSPGYMDTDLLPLHAPPRQSELVRSPEEVVEILWKWSNLDTLDRHLVSE; encoded by the coding sequence ATGGGAAATGGCAATAAAAGTTTGGCAGTTCTTGGTGCGAGTCGCGGGTTCGGGCGTTCATTCTGTCGTAGGATGTGGGAGGATTCAGAGGATAGGCGAGTGTTTTTAGTGGCTCGCAAAGCAGAGCTTCTGAGCGAGTTGAAACAACATCTTCTTGAACTTAAACAAGGCACAGGCCAGAAAAATGATCTTGTTGAATTTTTTTCCTGCGATTTTTCGAGAGAAGAGGGGCAGATACAGGCCTTCCATCAACTTGAAATTTTTCGACCAGAGCGTGTTTTCTACTTTGCGGGTGGCGGACCCTATGGGGCTTTTGAAAAGAAAGCCTGGAAAGACCATTGGTGGTCTTTTCAAGTTACATTCTTATTTGCGGCGAGAGTTGTACATTGGGCGATGGAACATGGAGTTCAGCAAGTTGTGTTGATCGGTTCTGCGATATCTGAATCGGCAGGTGATCCGCGAGGTGCTAGTTACAGCGCGGCAAAACATGGCCTCCTTGGATTGTATCGGAGTATTCATCTCGAGAACCCTTCCTTTGACTTAAGGCTTTTTAGCCCAGGGTATATGGATACAGATTTGCTGCCCCTTCACGCTCCGCCACGTCAGTCCGAATTGGTAAGGTCTCCTGAAGAGGTTGTTGAGATTCTTTGGAAATGGTCCAATTTAGATACTTTGGATCGTCATCTCGTCTCCGAATAG
- a CDS encoding (2Fe-2S)-binding protein: MNHRAPLMKSLLAAGLPVASSCGGDGVCGKCRVEVVSHPENLTPPTEIEMRRMRELHLTQQERLSCQAMVIGDTSIESFYW; this comes from the coding sequence TTGAATCATCGGGCACCGCTCATGAAGAGCCTTCTGGCTGCCGGACTTCCGGTCGCCTCCTCATGTGGAGGCGATGGCGTTTGCGGAAAGTGTCGAGTGGAAGTTGTCTCTCATCCTGAAAATCTCACTCCACCAACTGAAATTGAAATGAGACGAATGCGAGAGCTTCATTTGACCCAACAAGAAAGACTCAGCTGTCAGGCGATGGTGATTGGGGACACATCGATCGAGTCATTCTATTGGTAG
- a CDS encoding tRNA (guanine-N7)-methyltransferase: METTSAHLRLSRSKEIPRPNAYVKALDGDFSEWAFNEERALHLKGLWREKVFGQGADYPVDLEVGTGNGYFFAHRCQVESDRGLVGIEIKFKPLIQTIRRALRGGASNARMARFNASLVDLLFEEGELNNIFIHHPDPWDKKKKHKHRLIQDSYLAKLFQLQRSDCFLEFKTDSRDYFDWSVERFKRSSYRIGGLTYDLHRSEFGQGNFVTHFEQIFTRQGHPIHYAILYK; this comes from the coding sequence ATGGAGACCACTTCAGCCCATCTGCGCCTTTCACGATCCAAGGAGATTCCTCGGCCCAATGCCTACGTAAAAGCTCTCGATGGGGACTTTTCTGAGTGGGCATTTAACGAAGAGAGGGCCCTTCACCTAAAAGGACTCTGGCGGGAGAAGGTATTTGGACAGGGAGCTGATTACCCGGTTGACCTAGAGGTAGGGACCGGAAATGGTTACTTCTTTGCTCATCGATGTCAGGTCGAATCTGATCGTGGCTTAGTGGGTATTGAGATCAAATTTAAGCCACTGATTCAAACGATTCGGCGTGCCCTAAGGGGAGGGGCGAGCAATGCGCGGATGGCACGATTTAATGCCTCTCTTGTGGATCTTCTTTTTGAAGAGGGAGAGTTGAACAATATTTTTATTCATCATCCAGATCCCTGGGATAAAAAGAAGAAGCACAAGCATCGTTTGATTCAGGATTCTTATTTGGCGAAGCTATTCCAGCTTCAGCGATCAGATTGTTTCTTAGAATTCAAAACAGATAGTCGCGATTATTTTGATTGGTCTGTTGAGAGGTTCAAACGAAGCTCATACCGAATAGGCGGTTTGACCTACGATCTCCATCGGTCTGAATTTGGACAGGGCAATTTCGTCACGCATTTCGAACAAATATTTACTCGACAAGGTCATCCAATTCATTACGCAATTTTGTACAAGTAG